The Kluyveromyces lactis strain NRRL Y-1140 chromosome D complete sequence genome has a window encoding:
- the MDG1 gene encoding Mdg1p (weakly similar to uniprot|P38845 Saccharomyces cerevisiae YHR146W CRP1 Protein that binds to cruciform DNA structures): MVEYTFTWPKGPQEVVVTGNFDNWTGSLPLVKQPSGDFSLTMPLPPNDDDKFVFKFIVDGEWVVSDKYEKDSSAGPINNVIYTSKIVGTTTGSTFIPESALSAKTSQKPKSQPAPGSNKKGKKKKVKVKKRIRKDKRTGEQTVISEERTELNSDGEEESEEVSTTATNSKEVTPLPPQTATTEPADDEEATAPVPAVLPSKENQQTTLGEPGIAIVPNPNEIAAFKEVRNVDAQKLNEQLNAELKEKEADKKETLDQQAEETAAVTAAATAAAAENPTDDVAPVIQSATEPAVQTEQLEQEKAVAEPETVPTQDATIPNTHIESQVTDGSDVVEEVGIITSPEQEAELVQRTLDPKIGGEAELLIAEGEVPKDSIPAVQEQVEKIADEAIEANTKIADNVTEDVKKTAEEAKTTTNNAANKVTNNATSTNTPTKTAAKPEKKKKKGFFSKLKKIFN; this comes from the coding sequence atggTCGAATATACTTTCACCTGGCCAAAGGGTCCACAAGAGGTTGTTGTTACTGGTAATTTCGATAACTGGACAGGTTCATTACCGTTAGTGAAACAGCCATCTGGTGACTTTTCATTGACTATGCCACTTCCACCAAATGATGACGATAAGTTTGTGTTCAAATTTATTGTCGATGGTGAATGGGTAGTATCTGATAAGTACGAGAAGGATTCTAGTGCTGGTCCAATCAACAATGTTATCTACACATCGAAGATTGTCGGCACCACAACTGGTTCTACCTTCATTCCAGAGTCAGCATTGTCTGCCAAGACTTCCCAAAAACCAAAGAGTCAACCAGCTCCAGGCTCTAACAAAAAGggtaagaaaaagaaggttaAGGTCAAGAAGAGAATCAGAAAGGATAAGAGAACTGGTGAACAGACCGTTATCTCTGAGGAAAGAACTGAGTTGAACTCTGATGGTGAggaagaaagtgaagaagtATCTACTACTGCAACCAACTCTAAGGAAGTCACTCCATTGCCACCTCAAACCGCCACAACAGAACCTGccgatgacgaagaagcTACTGCTCCTGTGCCAGCAGTTTTGCCTTCAAAGGAAAACCAGCAAACTACTCTTGGAGAGCCTGGTATTGCCATCGTTCCTAATCCAAATGAAATTGCAGCATTCAAGGAGGTTAGAAATGTTGATGCTCAAAAGCTCAATGAACAATTGAATGCAGAATTGAAGGAGAAGGAAGCtgataaaaaggaaactTTGGACCAGCAAGCAGAAGAAACTGCAGCTGTCACTGCAGCAGCTACTGCAGCTGCGGCAGAAAACCCAACTGATGACGTGGCTCCAGTTATTCAATCTGCCACTGAACCAGCTGTTCAAACCGAACAATTAGAGCAAGAAAAGGCCGTTGCTGAACCTGAAACAGTTCCAACCCAAGACGCTACTATTCCGAATACACACATCGAATCACAGGTCACAGATGGTTCTGATGTCGTAGAAGAAGTAGGTATTATCACTTCTCCAGAACAAGAAGCTGAACTAGTTCAAAGAACACTGGATCCAAAAATCGGAGGCGAAGCTGAACTTCTAATTGCTGAAGGCGAAGTTCCAAAGGACTCTATCCCTGCAGTTCAAGAACAAGTCGAAAAAATCGCTGATGAAGCTATTGAAGCCAACACTAAGATTGCTGACAACGTCACCGAAGATGTGAAGAAGACCGctgaagaagcaaagaCTACTACCAACAATGCCGCCAACAAGGTAACTAACAATGCTACCAGTACTAATACTCCAACTAAAACTGCTGCAAAAccagaaaagaagaaaaagaagggATTTTTCTCCAagttaaagaaaatattcaacTAA